The DNA region GGAGGAGTTCGCGGACGCCGTGGTCGGCACCGGCGACGGGGTGCCCCCGGCGGCGGCGTGCGCGGCGGTGGCGGGGCTGCTGGGCTCGGCCGCGTACCTGGTGGCCGCGGAGGCCGGGGTGGTGCCGGCGGTGGGGCCGGCGCGGCTGCGCCGGGCGGGGGTGCGGGCGGTGTCGGCGGTGATGCTGGCGCGCGGCGCGGGCGGGCTGGTGGTGTTCGGGGGCGGCCTGGCCGGGCACTCGGAGCGGTTCCGGCGCCTCGACACCCGGTACTACTCGCCACTCTGCCTGGCGCTCGGCGCCGGGGCGGCGGCGGTCGCGGCGGCCGGCACGGGTTACCGGGAGCGGGGGCCGGTTGCGTAGGGTGGCGGGGTCCGTCGCCACAAAGTGTTGAGGAGTCCGCCGTGCTGGTCCTGTTGCCGCCCTCGGAGGGGAAGGCCGCGTCCGGGGACGGCGTGCCGGTGGCGCTCGACGGACTGTCGCTGCCCGGGCTGACGGCCGCCCGGGCCCGGGTGCTGGAGACGCTGGTCGGGCTCTGCCGGGGTGACGGGGACGCCGCCGCCGGGGTGCTCGGGCTCAGCGCCGGGCTGCGCGGCGAGGTGGCGAGGAACGCCGGCCTGCCGACGGCGGGCGCGCTCCCGGCCGGGCGGGTGTACACCGGCGTGCTCTTCGACAACCTCGGGCTGGCGACGCTCGACGAGGCCGCGCACGAGCGGGCCGTGCGGACGCTGCTGG from Kitasatospora sp. NBC_00458 includes:
- a CDS encoding DUF3995 domain-containing protein; the protein is MRAVRAVGTAVAGVLAGTGALHALWTVTPWPLRTPEEFADAVVGTGDGVPPAAACAAVAGLLGSAAYLVAAEAGVVPAVGPARLRRAGVRAVSAVMLARGAGGLVVFGGGLAGHSERFRRLDTRYYSPLCLALGAGAAAVAAAGTGYRERGPVA